Proteins encoded together in one Citromicrobium bathyomarinum window:
- the ung gene encoding uracil-DNA glycosylase gives MGQDLPDSWQDTLAPVLATPEARKLGGFLRAEEAAGKAIYPPQGCRLRALELTPLDQVKVVILGQDPYHGPGQAMGLSFSVPDGVPHPPSLRNVFRELADDCGIPAPASGDLTAWAQRGVLLLNNTLTVEAGNAGSHAGRGWDAITDACVAAVAAREQPAVFILWGSHAQKKASRIAELNEPTRHCVIRSPHPSPLSAHRGFFGSKPFSRANAFLEQVGLGPVDWQIA, from the coding sequence ATGGGCCAAGACCTACCCGATAGCTGGCAAGACACGCTGGCCCCGGTGCTCGCCACGCCGGAGGCGCGCAAGCTGGGCGGCTTTCTGCGCGCGGAGGAAGCCGCAGGCAAGGCGATCTATCCGCCGCAGGGCTGCCGGTTGCGCGCGCTGGAGCTGACCCCGCTGGACCAGGTCAAGGTCGTGATTCTGGGGCAGGACCCCTACCATGGCCCGGGGCAGGCGATGGGGCTGAGCTTCTCCGTCCCCGATGGCGTGCCGCATCCGCCCTCGCTGCGGAACGTCTTCAGGGAACTGGCGGATGATTGCGGTATCCCGGCGCCCGCGTCGGGCGACCTGACCGCGTGGGCACAGCGCGGCGTGCTGCTGCTCAACAACACGCTGACGGTCGAAGCGGGCAATGCGGGCAGCCACGCGGGGCGCGGGTGGGACGCGATCACCGACGCCTGCGTCGCGGCGGTGGCGGCGCGCGAACAGCCGGCGGTGTTCATCCTGTGGGGCAGCCATGCGCAGAAGAAAGCGTCGCGGATTGCGGAGCTGAACGAGCCGACGCGGCACTGCGTGATTCGCTCGCCGCATCCCAGCCCGCTCTCGGCGCATCGCGGGTTCTTCGGCTCGAAACCGTTCAGCCGTGCCAATGCGTTTCTGGAACAGGTCGGCCTCGGCCCGGTCGACTGGCAGATCGCCTGA
- a CDS encoding MaoC family dehydratase: MSPQDIAEKVGEQIGTSPWVEISQDRINQFAEATGDHQFIHVNEEAAKMTPFGGTIAHGFLTLSMIPYLSAEADLPKPDGIKMAVNYGGNKTRFINPVRSGKKIRGHWKLLEMTEKRPGQWQQTVEITIEIEGEDKPALICEWMTMFFV; the protein is encoded by the coding sequence ATGAGCCCGCAGGATATCGCTGAAAAGGTCGGCGAACAGATCGGCACCAGCCCCTGGGTTGAGATCAGCCAAGACCGGATCAACCAGTTCGCCGAGGCAACCGGCGACCACCAGTTCATCCACGTGAACGAGGAAGCGGCCAAGATGACGCCGTTCGGCGGCACCATCGCCCACGGCTTCCTGACCCTTTCGATGATTCCCTATCTCAGCGCCGAAGCTGACCTGCCCAAGCCCGACGGGATCAAGATGGCCGTCAACTACGGCGGCAACAAGACGCGCTTCATCAACCCGGTGCGGAGCGGAAAGAAGATCCGCGGCCACTGGAAGCTGCTCGAAATGACCGAGAAGCGCCCCGGCCAGTGGCAGCAGACGGTCGAGATCACGATCGAGATCGAAGGCGAGGATAAGCCCGCCCTGATCTGCGAATGGATGACGATGTTCTTCGTCTAA
- a CDS encoding DUF4126 domain-containing protein, whose amino-acid sequence MGIIELLGLAGSVSLLSGWRLYATILITGLAMRTGWVPLPEQLQVLDVLANPWVLGVAGVGAVMEFLADKVMWLDSIWDAVHSLIRPIGGALLALAIIDPSDPTWQVVAFLLGGGAAFAAHAGKASARAAINTSPEPVSNVVASTAEDVATVGLLALAFANPVIAAVIAAVLLVLSIVLIVVVGRTVRRVLKRTPKPDVA is encoded by the coding sequence ATGGGAATCATCGAACTCCTTGGCCTTGCGGGTAGTGTCAGCCTGCTGTCGGGCTGGCGGCTCTACGCCACGATCCTGATCACCGGGCTCGCCATGCGGACCGGGTGGGTGCCGCTGCCCGAGCAGCTGCAGGTGCTCGACGTGCTCGCCAATCCATGGGTGCTGGGCGTCGCAGGCGTCGGCGCGGTGATGGAATTCCTCGCCGACAAGGTCATGTGGCTCGATTCGATCTGGGATGCGGTCCATTCGCTGATCCGACCGATCGGGGGCGCGCTGCTGGCGCTGGCGATTATCGATCCGTCCGATCCGACATGGCAGGTTGTCGCCTTTCTGCTCGGCGGCGGGGCGGCCTTTGCCGCGCATGCGGGCAAGGCGAGCGCGCGCGCCGCGATCAACACCAGTCCCGAACCGGTCAGCAACGTCGTCGCCTCGACCGCGGAAGACGTTGCCACCGTCGGGCTACTGGCGCTGGCCTTCGCCAATCCGGTGATCGCAGCGGTCATCGCCGCCGTGCTGCTGGTGCTCAGCATCGTGCTGATCGTGGTCGTGGGGCGGACCGTGAGGCGCGTCCTCAAGCGAACGCCGAAGCCAGACGTAGCCTAG
- the phaZ gene encoding polyhydroxyalkanoate depolymerase: MLYHAYELQAAWLNSASAMASIGSELLTNPRNPMAYTGIGPIAGSALEVFAHATIRRGKPEFDIESVTVKGKADPVSETLVLHRPFGDLKRFRRAGLPDDAPAVLIVAPMSGHFATLLRGTVERMIESAEVYITDWHDARDIPLAEGRFDLDDYIDYIVEFLQEIAQRNEGEAAHVVAVCQPSVPALAATALMNGVKDKASPKTLTMMGGPIDTRESPTTVNDMAMKRPLSWFRQNVIATVPAQYAGSGRRVYPGFMQLASFMSMNLGGHILSHYEMYKHLVAGEDESAQLTKDFYEEYRSVCDMTAEFYLQTVEEVFQKHSLPNNELEHRGKVIDLGDITQTALLAVEGERDDISGIGQTKAALPLARNLSDKKKRYYLAEGAGHYGIFNGSKWRTKIAPVVEEFMAEHG, from the coding sequence GTGCTCTATCACGCTTACGAATTGCAGGCCGCCTGGCTGAACAGTGCCAGCGCGATGGCCTCGATCGGCTCCGAATTGCTGACCAATCCGCGCAACCCGATGGCCTATACCGGTATCGGACCGATCGCCGGCTCCGCGCTGGAGGTTTTCGCGCACGCCACGATCCGGCGCGGAAAGCCCGAATTCGACATCGAAAGCGTCACCGTGAAGGGCAAGGCCGATCCGGTGTCCGAGACGCTGGTGCTGCACCGTCCCTTCGGCGATCTCAAGCGCTTTCGCCGCGCAGGTCTTCCCGATGATGCACCTGCGGTTCTGATCGTCGCCCCGATGAGCGGTCATTTCGCCACCCTGCTGCGCGGTACCGTCGAACGGATGATCGAAAGCGCCGAGGTCTACATCACCGACTGGCACGACGCGCGCGACATCCCCCTCGCCGAAGGGCGCTTCGACCTCGACGACTACATCGATTACATCGTCGAGTTCCTGCAGGAGATCGCGCAGCGTAACGAAGGCGAGGCCGCGCATGTGGTCGCGGTATGCCAGCCCTCCGTCCCCGCGCTCGCCGCGACCGCGCTGATGAACGGCGTGAAGGACAAGGCCTCACCCAAGACACTCACCATGATGGGCGGGCCGATCGACACGCGCGAAAGCCCGACCACGGTCAACGACATGGCGATGAAGCGGCCGCTCAGCTGGTTCCGGCAGAACGTGATTGCTACGGTGCCCGCCCAGTACGCGGGCAGCGGGCGGCGCGTCTATCCCGGCTTCATGCAGCTGGCGAGCTTCATGAGCATGAACCTGGGCGGCCACATCCTCTCGCATTACGAGATGTACAAGCATCTGGTCGCGGGTGAGGACGAAAGCGCCCAGCTGACCAAGGATTTCTACGAGGAATATCGCAGCGTCTGCGACATGACGGCGGAATTCTACCTCCAGACGGTGGAAGAGGTGTTCCAGAAGCACTCGCTGCCGAACAACGAGCTGGAGCATCGCGGCAAGGTGATCGACCTGGGCGATATTACGCAGACCGCGCTGCTCGCGGTCGAGGGGGAGCGAGACGATATTTCGGGCATCGGCCAGACCAAGGCCGCGCTGCCGCTGGCGCGCAACCTGTCGGACAAGAAGAAGCGCTATTACCTCGCCGAAGGCGCAGGGCATTACGGCATCTTCAACGGCAGCAAGTGGCGCACAAAGATCGCGCCGGTGGTTGAGGAATTCATGGCCGAACACGGCTGA
- a CDS encoding TIGR04063 family PEP-CTERM/XrtA system glycosyltransferase translates to MRVLHVLDHSLPLHSGYAFRTRAIMRAQLAAGLDVRGLTGPRHSAVGPQTESCEGLTFHRSEGAAGGPPLIGEWREVKAQADAIVQLAEEWQPDVLHAHSPALCGLAAVRAGRKLDIPVVYEIRAFWEDAAVSNGTGHEGSAKYRLTRMLENHVVGRADAVFTICEGLRDDLVARGFPPGKIGISPNAVDLTQFGDPAPRNGELAARLGVSDGPVIGFIGSFYPYEGLDDLIAALPALQRRHPDARLLLVGGGPDDAALRAQADASSAGDSIVFAGRVPHGEVADYYSLIDILAFPRKRSRLTELVTPLKPLEAMAQGRIVAASDVGGHRELIDHGQTGVLFPADDPHALATVLGDMLDRQAEWPAIRERAGKYVALERDWAINAQRYQAIYHRLLGRPLDRSPEGAAWAVPAGRARASQGGTR, encoded by the coding sequence ATGCGCGTTCTTCACGTCCTCGATCATTCGCTCCCGCTGCACAGCGGCTACGCCTTCCGCACCCGAGCCATCATGCGCGCGCAGCTGGCGGCCGGGCTGGATGTGCGCGGGCTCACCGGTCCGCGCCACAGCGCCGTCGGCCCGCAGACGGAAAGCTGCGAAGGACTCACCTTTCATCGCAGCGAGGGTGCGGCAGGCGGCCCTCCGCTGATCGGCGAGTGGCGCGAGGTTAAGGCACAGGCCGATGCAATCGTGCAGCTGGCGGAAGAATGGCAACCCGATGTACTCCACGCGCATTCGCCTGCGCTATGCGGTCTCGCTGCCGTCCGGGCGGGCAGGAAGCTCGATATCCCGGTGGTGTACGAGATCCGCGCCTTCTGGGAGGACGCAGCGGTCTCCAACGGGACCGGGCACGAAGGGTCGGCCAAATATCGCCTGACCCGGATGCTCGAAAACCATGTCGTGGGTCGCGCGGACGCGGTATTCACGATCTGCGAGGGGCTGCGCGACGATCTGGTCGCGCGCGGTTTCCCGCCCGGCAAGATCGGCATTTCGCCCAATGCGGTCGACCTGACCCAGTTCGGAGATCCTGCTCCGCGCAACGGCGAACTCGCCGCCCGGCTCGGCGTGAGCGACGGCCCGGTGATCGGCTTCATCGGCAGTTTCTACCCTTACGAAGGGCTCGACGATCTGATTGCGGCGCTGCCCGCGCTGCAAAGGCGCCACCCGGACGCGCGCCTGCTGCTGGTCGGCGGCGGGCCGGACGATGCCGCTCTGCGCGCACAGGCGGACGCCTCGAGCGCGGGCGACTCGATCGTCTTCGCAGGCCGCGTCCCGCATGGCGAGGTGGCCGACTACTATTCGCTGATCGACATTCTCGCCTTCCCGCGCAAACGCAGCCGCCTGACCGAACTGGTCACCCCGCTCAAGCCGCTGGAGGCAATGGCGCAGGGGCGTATCGTCGCCGCCTCGGATGTCGGCGGGCACAGGGAACTGATCGATCACGGGCAGACAGGGGTGCTCTTCCCCGCCGACGATCCGCACGCATTGGCCACCGTGCTGGGCGACATGCTCGATCGGCAGGCCGAATGGCCCGCGATCCGCGAAAGGGCCGGCAAGTATGTTGCGCTCGAACGCGACTGGGCGATAAATGCCCAGCGTTATCAAGCCATTTACCATCGCCTGCTAGGCAGGCCTTTGGATCGGTCGCCCGAAGGCGCGGCGTGGGCAGTTCCCGCTGGGAGAGCCCGCGCCAGCCAGGGCGGCACGCGATAG
- a CDS encoding acetyl-CoA C-acyltransferase, giving the protein MTRSAVIVSTARTAIGRAYKGGFNNTKGATLGSYSLAPAIERAKIEAGEINDVVWGAALQQGAQAGNLGRQVALRSGCPIGVSGMTIDRQCSSGLMAISTAAKQIIVDNMDIVAGGGQESISLVQTPEMRVMPDPELMAMHNAVYMPMLQTAETVAKRYGISRDAQDEYALRSQQRTAAAQEAGKFDDEIVPVTVTMKVKDKETGEVSDQEVTVAKDEGNRPSTTLEGLQSLNPVMGPDSTITAGNASQLSDGSSASILMEEKLAEKRGLTPLGRYVGMAVAGTEPDEMGIGPVFAIPAVLERTGLKMSDIGLWELNEAFAVQVLYCRDKLGIPDEDLNVNGGSISIGHPYGMTGARCVGHALIEGKRRGAKYICVTMCVGGGMGAAGIFEVL; this is encoded by the coding sequence ATGACCCGTAGTGCAGTCATCGTTTCCACCGCCCGCACCGCCATCGGCCGCGCGTACAAAGGCGGCTTCAACAACACCAAGGGCGCGACCCTCGGCTCCTACTCGCTCGCCCCCGCGATCGAGCGGGCCAAGATCGAGGCCGGCGAAATCAACGACGTCGTGTGGGGCGCCGCGCTCCAGCAGGGCGCGCAGGCCGGTAACCTCGGCCGCCAGGTCGCGCTGCGTTCGGGCTGCCCGATCGGCGTTTCCGGCATGACGATCGACCGTCAGTGCTCTTCGGGCCTGATGGCGATCTCGACCGCTGCCAAGCAGATCATCGTCGACAACATGGATATCGTCGCGGGCGGCGGCCAGGAATCGATCAGCCTCGTCCAGACCCCCGAAATGCGCGTCATGCCCGATCCCGAGCTGATGGCGATGCACAACGCGGTCTATATGCCGATGCTGCAGACGGCCGAAACCGTCGCCAAGCGCTACGGCATCAGCCGCGACGCGCAGGACGAATACGCGCTCCGCTCGCAGCAGCGCACCGCCGCCGCGCAGGAAGCCGGCAAGTTCGATGACGAAATCGTGCCCGTCACCGTCACCATGAAGGTGAAGGACAAGGAAACCGGCGAGGTTTCCGACCAAGAAGTCACCGTCGCCAAGGACGAAGGCAACCGTCCCAGCACCACGCTGGAAGGGCTGCAGTCGCTCAACCCCGTGATGGGCCCCGACAGCACGATCACCGCCGGTAACGCCAGCCAGCTGTCCGACGGTTCGTCGGCCAGCATCCTGATGGAAGAAAAGCTCGCCGAGAAGCGCGGCCTGACCCCGCTGGGCCGTTATGTCGGCATGGCGGTCGCGGGCACCGAGCCCGACGAGATGGGCATCGGCCCGGTCTTCGCAATCCCCGCAGTGCTCGAACGCACCGGCCTGAAGATGAGCGACATCGGCCTGTGGGAGCTGAACGAAGCCTTCGCGGTGCAGGTGCTCTACTGCCGCGACAAGCTCGGCATCCCCGACGAAGACCTCAACGTCAACGGCGGCTCGATCTCGATCGGCCACCCCTACGGCATGACGGGCGCACGCTGCGTCGGCCACGCGCTGATCGAAGGCAAGCGCCGCGGTGCCAAATACATCTGCGTCACCATGTGCGTCGGAGGCGGCATGGGTGCAGCGGGCATCTTCGAGGTCCTGTGA
- a CDS encoding LptA/OstA family protein, with translation MPRLIRQNSRLAARSGVVGFALAACTLTGIQLHAQAIAAHNSNAPVDYAANRIELQDRQNRVVLSGNVVIEQADLRMTSASTIVDYSDAGSLSIQRISATGGVTVTRGNESARGNVAVYDFNRRVITMTGNVRLKRGSDTLNGGRLTIDLRTGLSSVDGAGGSDGGGRVTGSFSVPED, from the coding sequence ATCCCGCGCCTCATCCGCCAAAATTCCCGACTGGCCGCACGATCCGGCGTGGTCGGCTTCGCGCTGGCCGCGTGCACTCTCACCGGCATCCAGCTGCACGCACAGGCGATTGCGGCGCATAATTCCAACGCGCCGGTGGATTACGCCGCCAACCGGATCGAGCTGCAGGACCGGCAGAACCGCGTGGTCCTGTCCGGCAACGTAGTGATCGAACAGGCCGACCTGCGGATGACTTCGGCGAGCACGATCGTCGACTATTCGGACGCCGGATCGCTCAGCATCCAGCGCATTTCCGCGACCGGCGGGGTCACCGTGACCCGCGGCAACGAAAGTGCGCGCGGCAATGTAGCGGTGTACGATTTCAACCGGCGGGTGATCACCATGACCGGCAATGTCCGGCTGAAGCGCGGGTCGGACACGCTCAATGGCGGGCGGCTGACGATCGATCTGCGCACAGGTCTTTCCAGCGTGGACGGGGCCGGCGGATCGGATGGCGGCGGCCGGGTAACCGGCTCCTTCTCCGTCCCCGAGGACTGA
- a CDS encoding ribonuclease D codes for MAVYFHEEDLPEGVLAEGAVAVDTETMGLITRRDRLCLVQISDGKGDEHLVRFGVDSSFDAPNLKAVLADPARTKLYHFGRFDLAAIEYWLGVTAAPVFCTKIASKLTRTYTDRHGLKMLVSELLGEDISKQQQSSDWGAPKINDAQREYAASDVRYLHRLRDIFEERLAREGRTEIAQACFDFLPTRARLDIIGWPDTDIFSHE; via the coding sequence ATGGCCGTATATTTTCACGAGGAAGACCTGCCCGAGGGCGTGCTTGCCGAAGGCGCGGTGGCGGTCGATACCGAGACTATGGGTCTCATCACCCGGCGCGACCGGCTGTGCCTCGTGCAGATCAGCGACGGCAAGGGCGACGAACATCTGGTCCGCTTCGGCGTCGACAGCAGCTTCGATGCGCCCAATCTCAAGGCCGTCCTCGCCGATCCTGCGCGGACCAAGCTGTATCACTTCGGCCGCTTCGATCTCGCGGCGATCGAATACTGGCTCGGCGTCACCGCCGCTCCGGTGTTCTGCACCAAGATCGCGAGCAAGCTGACCCGCACCTATACCGACCGCCACGGGCTCAAGATGCTGGTCAGCGAACTGCTGGGCGAGGATATCTCCAAGCAGCAGCAAAGCTCCGACTGGGGCGCGCCCAAGATCAACGACGCACAGCGCGAATATGCCGCGTCGGACGTGCGTTACCTCCACCGGCTGCGCGATATTTTCGAAGAGCGGCTGGCACGCGAAGGGCGCACCGAAATCGCGCAGGCCTGTTTCGATTTCCTGCCGACCCGCGCGCGGCTGGACATTATCGGCTGGCCCGACACCGACATCTTCAGCCACGAGTAA
- a CDS encoding DUF5996 family protein — protein MAGRWPALDFEAEKSVYATVHAYLQVIGKLPTRALPWCNHSWHLAMLVVPTGFRTYPVQADAGEAEILLDCHASRLVLTTSDGHERTMAVTGQSVADFHSELSDMLREAGIATSIDGSPNEVEEAIPFAQDDAPREWDSDTVQRLHRAFSDAARVLFEFRTGFVGKSSPVHLFWGSFDLAVTRFSGREAPLHPGGFPNLPDEVTREAYSHEVASFGFWPGGGGVEEAAFYAYGYPTPEGLDKAGIEPAEAYWHTDLGEFVLPYAAVRSADDPEAVLLRFLERAYRAVATRGDWDCAALDIPVGRLGEPYDLAAHRRR, from the coding sequence ATGGCTGGACGGTGGCCCGCGCTCGATTTCGAGGCCGAGAAATCGGTTTACGCCACCGTCCACGCCTACCTCCAGGTGATCGGCAAGCTGCCGACCCGTGCCCTGCCGTGGTGCAACCACAGCTGGCACCTCGCGATGCTGGTCGTGCCGACCGGCTTTCGTACCTACCCCGTGCAGGCCGATGCGGGCGAAGCCGAGATCCTGCTCGATTGCCACGCCTCGCGTCTCGTCCTGACGACATCGGACGGGCATGAGCGGACGATGGCCGTCACCGGGCAGAGCGTGGCGGACTTCCATTCCGAACTGAGCGACATGCTGCGCGAGGCGGGCATCGCCACATCGATCGATGGCAGCCCCAACGAGGTCGAGGAGGCGATCCCCTTCGCGCAGGACGATGCTCCGCGCGAGTGGGATAGCGACACGGTCCAGCGGCTCCACCGCGCGTTTTCCGACGCTGCGCGGGTGCTGTTCGAGTTCCGCACCGGCTTTGTCGGCAAGTCCAGCCCGGTGCATCTGTTCTGGGGCAGCTTCGATCTTGCGGTGACTCGTTTCTCTGGGCGCGAGGCACCGTTGCATCCCGGCGGTTTTCCCAACCTGCCCGACGAGGTTACGCGCGAAGCCTATAGCCACGAGGTCGCCAGTTTCGGCTTCTGGCCGGGCGGTGGCGGGGTCGAGGAAGCGGCGTTCTACGCCTATGGCTACCCCACGCCCGAGGGGCTGGACAAGGCTGGCATCGAACCTGCCGAAGCTTACTGGCACACCGATCTGGGCGAATTCGTGCTGCCCTACGCGGCGGTCCGCTCTGCCGACGATCCCGAGGCGGTGTTGTTGCGGTTCCTCGAACGCGCCTACCGCGCGGTCGCCACGCGCGGCGATTGGGATTGCGCTGCGCTCGACATCCCGGTCGGTCGGTTGGGCGAGCCCTATGATCTGGCGGCGCACCGGCGGCGCTGA
- a CDS encoding DUF5935 domain-containing protein, giving the protein MTDLFLLGFFGLLLLFGLKRPFLWVCAYLYVDILAPQKMGFGIITSVPVSLIAFAAAFGGWLLMDKKTKPTFTFRQALMLFLLVWSWFTLQGAEFTEPALAKWDWVWKTLVFAIFLPFTVTTKLRFEAAALVMVLTAGAIIISGGIKTVFGGGGYGTLSLFVNDNSGIYESSTISTVAIAIIPLLYWFTRYGTIFPPSLPVKIFAACLAGACLLIPIGTEARTGLLCIAMLGLLILRESRHKLLLAVGGVLLCVAAFPFLPQSYADRMATMMTAEEDESASTRMAVWEWTIDYAKDRPLGGGFEAYRANSFTYRMPQTTGEGNMTTTRFEKVVDEGRAYHSAIFEMLGEQGWPGLIAWLLLQALGLLQMELVRRRMRRRADPQVEWLGHLAIALQYAQLIYLVGALFQGIAWQPFIMMLAGLQIALAIYAKRYDSPQGATVGERLAAQRRAAAPDAVATGPPPLR; this is encoded by the coding sequence ATGACCGACCTGTTCCTCCTCGGCTTTTTCGGCCTTCTCCTGCTGTTCGGGCTCAAGCGCCCGTTCCTGTGGGTCTGCGCCTATCTCTATGTCGATATCCTCGCCCCGCAGAAGATGGGTTTCGGGATCATCACCAGCGTGCCGGTCTCGCTGATCGCCTTTGCGGCGGCCTTCGGCGGCTGGCTGCTGATGGACAAGAAGACGAAGCCGACCTTTACCTTCCGCCAGGCGCTGATGCTGTTCCTGCTGGTGTGGAGCTGGTTCACGCTGCAGGGGGCCGAGTTCACCGAGCCCGCGCTCGCCAAGTGGGACTGGGTGTGGAAGACGCTGGTGTTCGCGATTTTCCTGCCGTTCACCGTGACCACCAAGCTGCGCTTCGAAGCCGCCGCGCTGGTCATGGTGCTGACGGCCGGGGCGATCATCATTTCCGGCGGGATCAAGACCGTGTTCGGCGGCGGCGGCTACGGCACGCTGTCGCTGTTCGTGAACGACAATAGCGGCATCTACGAGAGCTCCACCATCTCGACCGTGGCGATCGCGATCATCCCATTGCTCTACTGGTTCACCCGCTACGGAACGATCTTTCCCCCCAGCCTGCCGGTCAAGATCTTCGCGGCCTGTCTGGCAGGGGCCTGCCTGCTGATCCCGATCGGGACCGAGGCGCGCACGGGCCTGCTGTGCATCGCCATGCTCGGCCTGCTGATCCTGCGCGAAAGCCGCCACAAGCTGCTGCTCGCGGTCGGCGGCGTGCTGCTGTGCGTCGCCGCCTTCCCGTTCCTGCCGCAATCCTATGCCGACCGCATGGCCACGATGATGACTGCGGAGGAGGACGAAAGCGCCTCGACCCGGATGGCGGTGTGGGAATGGACGATCGACTACGCGAAGGACCGGCCGCTGGGCGGTGGGTTCGAGGCCTATCGCGCCAACAGCTTCACCTATCGCATGCCGCAGACGACGGGCGAGGGGAACATGACCACCACCCGGTTCGAGAAGGTGGTGGACGAGGGTCGCGCCTATCACTCGGCGATCTTCGAGATGCTGGGCGAACAGGGCTGGCCCGGCCTGATCGCGTGGCTGCTGCTCCAGGCGCTGGGCCTGTTGCAGATGGAACTGGTCCGGCGGCGAATGCGCAGGCGGGCAGACCCACAGGTCGAATGGCTCGGCCATCTGGCCATCGCGCTCCAATATGCGCAGCTGATCTATCTGGTCGGCGCGCTGTTTCAGGGGATCGCGTGGCAGCCCTTCATCATGATGCTGGCAGGGCTCCAGATCGCGCTGGCAATCTATGCGAAGCGCTATGATTCGCCGCAGGGTGCCACTGTGGGAGAGCGGCTGGCCGCACAGCGGCGCGCCGCCGCTCCCGATGCCGTAGCGACAGGCCCGCCTCCATTGCGCTAG
- the lptC gene encoding LPS export ABC transporter periplasmic protein LptC has translation MQHDQVEETSEASRQRRGRQRQAAPGGFHDRLIKILAVALPMATGVIVAFLVIAPFSPRDEVSFVLDRDKVQEIDERLRIDNATYRGSDNQGRPFSLTAREAVQRSSKEGIVRLDTVIARILLQGGPAQLRAEGGAYKISDEVLDVTGPIILNATDGYNLVARGVSVDLRDQTLVGDEGVSGAVPAGTFSADTLRVDLETRTITLDGNARLRMVPGRLETMQ, from the coding sequence ATGCAGCACGATCAGGTGGAAGAAACGAGCGAGGCAAGCCGGCAGCGCCGCGGGCGGCAACGCCAGGCCGCGCCGGGCGGGTTTCACGATCGCCTGATCAAGATCCTCGCGGTCGCCCTGCCGATGGCGACCGGGGTGATCGTCGCCTTCCTCGTGATCGCCCCGTTCTCGCCGCGCGACGAGGTTTCCTTCGTGCTCGATCGCGACAAGGTGCAGGAAATCGACGAGCGCCTGAGGATCGACAACGCGACCTATCGCGGGTCGGACAATCAGGGCCGCCCCTTCTCGCTCACCGCGCGCGAGGCGGTGCAAAGGTCGAGCAAGGAAGGGATCGTGCGGCTGGACACGGTCATCGCCCGGATTCTGCTGCAGGGCGGTCCCGCGCAGCTGCGCGCGGAGGGCGGCGCGTACAAGATTTCCGACGAAGTGCTCGATGTGACCGGCCCGATTATCCTGAACGCGACCGATGGCTACAACCTGGTCGCGCGCGGCGTTTCGGTCGACCTGCGCGACCAGACTCTGGTGGGCGACGAAGGCGTATCGGGCGCCGTGCCCGCAGGCACCTTCTCCGCCGACACCCTGCGGGTCGATCTGGAGACCCGAACGATAACGCTTGACGGCAATGCGCGCCTGCGCATGGTGCCGGGCCGATTGGAGACCATGCAGTGA